Below is a window of Limnochordia bacterium DNA.
ACATTGGCCCGATAGTTGATCATATGGGGCGGGTAGATGTGTTCCTTACCATGCCGGGGCAAGAAGGCAACTTGCTTACCACCAATGGTTGTCAACGCGATTTTATCGCTAGGAGCACCGTAGGGAGTCTCCACCCAAATCTCCTCAACATCATCCGCTAACTGATAAAAACCAGATCCACCGAATACGCCTATTTCTGCTCTTTTTATCATTCCCTCGCGGTAGTCCCTCCCTTGGGATCCACCACTTCTCCCACCTTTCCTTATAGGTTAGCCAACCCTAAACCTATCTCCCTGTATTTCCTTTGATCGGGTATACACTAGCCAGGTTAGCTTCTTTTTATATGGAAGTCAGAGTATCGGGCATAGGGACTGTTTGTCCCCCCATGGACTCCGGCAGAATCTAATCCCTACACCCGACTTCCCGCATATTATAACATTTAGCTATGCTTTGTTCAATCCTATTGTACTCCCCATGAGGAAAGATTACTATTGTGATACCCTCGGCTTGCTCCAAGGGTTCTTGGGCATACATATGCATCTTAGGTACCGTGCCGCCAGTCTGCCAAGTATGCCACTTGTTGTGGTGTTAGTGTGTCAATGTCGATGTTCAAGCTAGCCAGTTTCAATTTCGCCACGTTATGATCAATCGGTTCCGGTACAGGATATACTCCGTTGTCTAATCGCTCACTGTTGGTAATCAAATACTCCACGGAGAGGGCCTGATTGGCAAAACTCATATCCATCACCTGTGCAGGGTGTCCTTCAGCCGCTGAGAGGTTAACTAGCCGCCCCTCCGCTAGCAACCGAACCCGCCGACCAGACGGTAGGGTGTATTGCAGCACATGCTCCCGCAACTCCTCTACATTAACAGCTAACTCCCTTAGGGCCTTGATGTTAATCTCTACATCGAAGTGCCCGGAATTGGCTAGCAGCACCTTGTCCTTCATTTGACCAAAGTGCTGGGCATCTATGACATTGATGTTCCCAGTCACAGTGACGAAAATATCACCCAAAGGTGCCGCATCAGCCAAAGGCATCACGCGGTACCCATCCATTACAGCCTCCAGGGCCTTGAGGGGATCTACCTCGGTGACGATCACATTGGCTCCAAGCCCTGCCGCCCTCCGGGCCACACCCCGCCCACACCATCCATAGCCAACTACCACGAAGGTGGTACCGCAAATAAGGTGATTGGTCGCTCGGAGAATACCATCAAGGGTAGATTGCCCTGTTCCATACCGATTGTCAAACATATGTTTAGTTAAGGCATCGTTAACAGCAATGATTGGATACTGCAAAACATGCTTACTGGCCATAGCCGTGAGACGGACTACTCCCGTGGTCGTCTCCTCGGTACCACCCACAATCCGGGGCAACAGCTCCTTCCGCTGGGTATGGACGAAATTGACCAAATCCGCTCCGTCATCCATGGTGATCATCGGCTCAAAATCAAGTACTTGATTAATGTGACGGTAATACGCCTCATTGTCTTCGCCACGTATGGCATAGGTAGGAATCTCAAAAACTTCATTAAGGGCACTGGCCACATCATCCTGGGTACTTAGAGGGTTTGATGCACAAAGGGCTACCTTTGCGCCCCCGGCCTTGAGGGTTCTCATGAGATTGGCCGTTTCTGTGGTCACATGTAGACAAGCGGCAATGCAAACTCCTTCAAGGGGACGGGTAACCTCCCATTGCTGACGAATGGAACCGAGAACTGGCATAGCATCATCGGCCCACAGGATCCGCTTTGTGCCTTTTTCCTTTAGACTACTATCTTTGTGTTCACCCAGCAAGAATACTCCTCCTTTCTCCGTTAGCCTTATTTGCGGGTCACTGTGCTGACTTGCTGCCTTAGGACCTTTGCTTTGTCTGTTTTCTCCC
It encodes the following:
- a CDS encoding adenosylhomocysteinase, with product MGEHKDSSLKEKGTKRILWADDAMPVLGSIRQQWEVTRPLEGVCIAACLHVTTETANLMRTLKAGGAKVALCASNPLSTQDDVASALNEVFEIPTYAIRGEDNEAYYRHINQVLDFEPMITMDDGADLVNFVHTQRKELLPRIVGGTEETTTGVVRLTAMASKHVLQYPIIAVNDALTKHMFDNRYGTGQSTLDGILRATNHLICGTTFVVVGYGWCGRGVARRAAGLGANVIVTEVDPLKALEAVMDGYRVMPLADAAPLGDIFVTVTGNINVIDAQHFGQMKDKVLLANSGHFDVEINIKALRELAVNVEELREHVLQYTLPSGRRVRLLAEGRLVNLSAAEGHPAQVMDMSFANQALSVEYLITNSERLDNGVYPVPEPIDHNVAKLKLASLNIDIDTLTPQQVAYLADWRHGT